One genomic region from Stackebrandtia nassauensis DSM 44728 encodes:
- a CDS encoding RNA degradosome polyphosphate kinase: protein MKFTFALDLGLMTGHEPSPAAPQELPEDRYFDREESWLRFNERVLQLAQSPNLPLLERVRFLAIFASNLDEFFMVRVAGLIRRMATGLAGLSASGKQPSEVLRHTAELAHELALDHARCFRDTIVPLLVEQGIEIVRWNDLEPAEQDRVHQLFRERIYPVLTPLVVDPAHPFPYISGQSLNLAVTVQDPKLGTTKFARVKVPPVLPRFMEVSPGRFVPLEDVIATHLTQLFPGMDILQHHAFRVTRNQDLEVDDDITENLLNTLERELLRRRFGPVVRLEVEDTMPPEVLDRLETELGITKHTVYRLPGPLDLGGLHDIADLDRADLRYPPFRPSEVMLPPGSDIFAMMRDGDLLVHHPYDSFATSTERLIEEAAADPRVMAIKQTLYRTSGKSPIVDALIDAAEAGKQVVVVVEIKARFDERANIDWAHKLEQAGCHVMYGIVGLKTHCKLALVVRQESDGSIRRYCHIGTGNYHPKTARQYEDLGLLTADPEVGEDVSALFNHLTGYSRYQDYRRVLVAPDSLRAGLIERVDKEIGNHRDGRPARIRIKCNSLIDEQIVDALYRASMAGVPVDIWVRGICALRPGVPGLSENIRVRSILGRFLEHSRVYIFENDGEPEVWLGSADLMHRNLDRRVEALVRVADEQQCADVVALLDAGVDDDTASWRLAPDGTWPWHSDGTDIQETLMRRRR from the coding sequence ATGAAATTCACCTTCGCATTGGATCTTGGCCTCATGACCGGCCACGAACCCTCCCCCGCTGCCCCGCAAGAACTCCCCGAGGACCGCTACTTCGACCGGGAAGAGAGCTGGTTGCGTTTCAACGAAAGGGTTCTGCAACTCGCGCAGTCCCCCAACCTGCCGCTGTTGGAACGGGTTCGGTTCCTGGCCATCTTCGCCAGCAACCTGGACGAGTTCTTCATGGTGCGCGTCGCCGGACTCATCCGGCGCATGGCCACCGGCCTGGCGGGCCTGTCGGCCAGCGGGAAGCAACCCTCGGAAGTGTTGCGGCACACCGCCGAGCTGGCGCATGAACTGGCACTGGACCACGCCCGGTGTTTCCGCGACACGATCGTGCCGCTGCTGGTCGAGCAGGGCATCGAGATCGTCCGCTGGAACGATTTGGAACCCGCCGAGCAGGACCGGGTGCACCAGCTGTTCCGGGAACGGATCTACCCGGTGCTGACGCCGCTGGTGGTGGACCCGGCGCACCCGTTCCCGTACATCTCGGGACAGTCGCTCAACCTGGCGGTGACGGTGCAGGATCCGAAGCTGGGCACCACCAAGTTCGCCCGGGTCAAGGTCCCGCCGGTGCTGCCCCGGTTCATGGAGGTCTCGCCGGGCCGGTTCGTCCCGCTGGAGGACGTCATCGCCACCCACCTGACGCAGCTGTTCCCGGGGATGGACATCCTGCAGCACCACGCGTTCCGGGTCACCCGCAACCAGGACCTGGAGGTCGACGACGACATCACCGAGAACCTCCTCAACACCCTGGAACGGGAACTGCTGCGGCGCCGCTTCGGTCCGGTGGTGCGGCTGGAGGTGGAGGACACGATGCCGCCGGAGGTGCTCGACCGGCTGGAGACCGAACTGGGCATCACCAAACACACCGTCTACCGGCTGCCCGGACCGCTCGATCTCGGTGGCCTGCACGACATCGCCGACCTCGACCGCGCCGACCTGCGGTATCCGCCGTTTCGGCCGTCGGAGGTGATGCTGCCGCCCGGCAGTGACATCTTCGCGATGATGCGCGACGGCGACCTGCTGGTGCACCACCCCTACGACTCGTTCGCCACCAGCACCGAACGGCTCATCGAGGAGGCCGCCGCCGATCCCCGCGTCATGGCCATCAAACAGACCCTCTACCGCACCAGCGGCAAGTCCCCCATCGTGGACGCGCTCATCGACGCCGCCGAGGCCGGGAAACAGGTCGTGGTGGTCGTGGAGATCAAGGCGCGCTTCGACGAGCGCGCCAACATCGACTGGGCGCACAAACTCGAACAGGCCGGATGTCATGTCATGTACGGGATCGTCGGGCTCAAGACGCACTGCAAGCTCGCGCTGGTGGTGCGGCAGGAGTCCGACGGGTCGATCCGTCGCTACTGCCACATCGGCACCGGCAACTACCACCCCAAGACCGCGCGGCAGTACGAGGACCTGGGTCTGCTCACCGCCGATCCCGAGGTCGGCGAGGACGTCAGCGCGCTGTTCAACCACCTGACCGGCTACTCCCGGTACCAGGACTACCGGCGGGTCCTTGTCGCCCCGGACTCGTTGCGCGCCGGGCTGATCGAACGCGTCGACAAGGAGATCGGCAACCACCGGGACGGCCGCCCCGCCCGGATCCGCATCAAGTGCAACTCGCTCATCGACGAGCAGATCGTCGACGCGCTGTACCGCGCCTCCATGGCGGGTGTGCCGGTGGACATCTGGGTAAGGGGCATCTGCGCGCTGCGTCCGGGCGTGCCGGGTTTGTCGGAGAACATCCGGGTCCGCAGCATCCTGGGCCGGTTCCTGGAACACTCGAGGGTGTACATCTTCGAGAACGACGGGGAACCCGAGGTATGGCTGGGAAGTGCCGATCTGATGCACCGTAACCTTGACCGTCGTGTCGAGGCACTCGTCCGGGTCGCCGACGAACAGCAGTGCGCCGACGTGGTGGCGCTGCTCGACGCGGGTGTCGACGACGACACCGCGTCCTGGCGGCTGGCTCCGGACGGCACCTGGCCCTGGCACAGCGACGGAACCGATATTCAGGAGACGCTCATGCGGAGACGCCGATGA
- a CDS encoding GntR family transcriptional regulator, which produces MAETQTPRYHAIEQALRQRIRDLPAHTALPSESRLSAEFGVSRMTARGAVTRLVNAGLVYRMSGRGTFVAPPPSNRRADSLIRFTEQMRRSGRTATSRLLGTDTRAATEAERTDLRPGKNGVIEIRRIRLADATPIAVETAVFSATLSRLLDTDLSVSLHTQLARLGRVPTSGHATVTAESATVTDADLLDIPAGSAVLVERRLINDQHGHPLERTESRYAAERYRLDVVFDVDQT; this is translated from the coding sequence GTGGCCGAGACTCAAACCCCCAGGTACCACGCCATCGAACAGGCGCTACGCCAACGCATCCGCGACCTGCCCGCCCACACGGCGCTGCCGTCCGAGTCGCGGTTGAGCGCCGAGTTCGGCGTCAGCCGCATGACGGCCCGGGGCGCGGTGACCCGCCTGGTCAACGCGGGCCTGGTCTACCGGATGTCGGGCCGGGGCACCTTCGTGGCACCACCGCCGTCCAACCGACGCGCCGACAGCCTGATCCGCTTCACCGAACAGATGCGCCGCAGCGGCCGCACCGCCACCTCGCGGCTGCTCGGCACCGACACCCGGGCCGCCACCGAAGCCGAACGCACCGACCTGCGTCCCGGCAAGAACGGCGTGATCGAGATCCGGCGAATCCGGCTCGCGGACGCCACTCCCATCGCCGTGGAGACCGCCGTGTTCTCCGCGACCCTGTCCCGGCTGCTCGACACCGACCTGTCCGTATCCCTCCACACCCAACTGGCGCGGCTGGGACGCGTCCCCACCAGCGGCCACGCCACCGTCACCGCCGAGTCCGCGACCGTCACCGACGCCGACCTGCTCGACATCCCCGCAGGCTCGGCGGTACTGGTCGAACGACGACTCATCAACGACCAGCACGGGCATCCCCTGGAGCGCACCGAAAGCCGCTACGCCGCCGAACGCTACCGCCTCGACGTCGTCTTCGACGTCGACCAAACCTGA
- a CDS encoding NUDIX hydrolase, which produces MNPPEIFAAGAVLWRPEAEGTKVALIHRPKYDDWTIPKGKVKKREHLLRTARREVFEETGIRPILGRRLSPSFYDKDGRPKRVDYWAATPAPNRQTATPAEGEVDQLEWLSIEDAAERLSYDRDLRVLNDFASGPIRTVPLILLRHAATGAGADWTEDDDTLRPLDDTGRQQAGALAKLLSCFGPATAIGSTSARCVETLLPYAIREDVSVTTDAAFTVGMAKPGQTEERLDELLACATPTIVCADDELLSELAELACDRLGAAAPTDTSLPEGGFRVLHIADGKLVTTEQHQCPVATVERLSEAVGTDGAGHANDRVESISSLYRPLSSLASWAPVIAELSALPITLPSLLSTALPLGRSAATSSPAGPVSNMPAPVIISNSSLSQGIRLIAVPVQLESYSPTVTGPLSQDSSPVDPAVSRFGW; this is translated from the coding sequence ATGAACCCACCCGAGATCTTCGCGGCCGGTGCGGTGCTGTGGCGCCCCGAAGCCGAGGGGACGAAGGTGGCGTTGATCCACCGTCCCAAGTACGACGACTGGACGATCCCCAAGGGCAAGGTCAAGAAGCGCGAGCACCTGCTGCGAACCGCCAGGCGCGAGGTCTTCGAGGAGACGGGGATCCGACCGATACTGGGACGTCGGCTGTCGCCGAGTTTCTACGACAAGGACGGCCGCCCCAAACGGGTCGACTACTGGGCGGCCACCCCGGCACCGAACCGGCAGACCGCCACCCCCGCCGAAGGCGAGGTGGACCAGCTGGAATGGCTGTCCATCGAGGACGCCGCCGAACGGCTCAGTTACGACCGGGACCTTCGGGTGCTGAACGACTTCGCCTCCGGTCCGATTCGGACGGTTCCGTTGATCCTGTTGCGCCACGCCGCCACCGGAGCGGGAGCCGACTGGACCGAGGATGACGACACCCTGCGGCCGCTGGACGACACCGGTCGCCAGCAGGCGGGCGCGCTGGCGAAACTGCTGTCGTGTTTCGGTCCCGCGACCGCCATCGGCTCCACCAGCGCCCGCTGCGTGGAAACGCTGCTGCCGTACGCGATCCGCGAGGACGTGTCGGTCACGACCGACGCCGCGTTCACCGTCGGCATGGCCAAACCCGGTCAGACCGAGGAGCGCCTGGACGAACTGCTGGCCTGCGCGACACCGACGATCGTGTGCGCCGACGACGAGTTGCTGTCCGAACTGGCCGAGCTGGCGTGCGACCGGCTCGGCGCCGCCGCCCCGACGGACACGAGCCTGCCCGAGGGCGGGTTCCGGGTGCTGCACATCGCCGACGGGAAGCTGGTGACGACGGAACAACACCAGTGCCCCGTCGCCACCGTGGAGCGGTTATCTGAGGCCGTAGGGACGGATGGTGCTGGCCACGCGAACGACCGGGTGGAGTCGATCTCCAGTTTGTACCGTCCCTTGTCGTCCTTGGCCAGTTGGGCGCCGGTGATCGCCGAGTTGTCGGCGCTGCCGATCACCTTGCCGTCCTTGCTGAGTACGGCCTTGCCCTTGGGGCGGTCGGCGGCGACCTCCTCCCCGGCGGGTCCGGTGTCGAACATGCCCGCGCCGGTGATCATCTCGAATTCCTCCTTGTCCCAAGGGATTCGACTCATCGCAGTGCCGGTCCAGTTGGAGTCGTACAGTCCCACCGTCACGGGGCCACTGAGCCAGGACTCCTCGCCGGTCGATCCGGCGGTGAGTCGTTTCGGGTGGTGA
- a CDS encoding aldose 1-epimerase family protein: MSLTGEQFPIAAGGYRATVTEAGAGLRELTFQDQPLILSHGADQTAPAAFGQLLIPWPNRVDHGRYSFDGTAYQLDINEPAYDCAIHGLARWATWAPAEHEADRVRLTHRLLGSPGYPFRLDLDVEYTLDAARGLTVRLTATNSGTRPAPYAHGAHPYLTVGQPIDTCVVRVPADDHLPVDGRMIPYGPPQPVKGTDYDLRDGRLLGDQRIDLAFTGLTRGADGRAWVHLSGENRTTSFWLDRTQPWLEIYTADNVPSTLARQGLGVEPMTSPPNAFATGDDLVRLDPGGTITGCWGIAATA; this comes from the coding sequence ATGAGCCTGACGGGGGAACAGTTCCCGATCGCCGCCGGTGGCTACCGGGCGACGGTGACCGAAGCGGGCGCGGGACTGCGCGAACTGACCTTTCAGGACCAACCGCTGATCCTGTCGCACGGCGCCGACCAGACCGCCCCGGCCGCGTTCGGGCAGCTGCTGATCCCGTGGCCCAACCGCGTCGACCACGGCCGCTACAGCTTCGACGGCACCGCCTACCAACTGGACATCAACGAACCCGCATACGACTGCGCCATCCACGGACTCGCCCGCTGGGCCACCTGGGCCCCGGCCGAACACGAGGCGGACCGGGTGCGGCTGACCCACCGGCTGCTGGGAAGCCCGGGTTACCCGTTCCGGCTCGACCTCGACGTCGAGTACACACTGGACGCGGCGCGCGGGCTGACCGTCCGGCTGACGGCGACCAACAGCGGCACCCGCCCGGCCCCCTACGCCCACGGGGCCCACCCGTACCTCACCGTCGGCCAGCCCATCGACACCTGCGTGGTCCGCGTCCCCGCCGACGACCACCTGCCCGTCGACGGCCGGATGATCCCGTACGGCCCGCCACAGCCGGTCAAGGGAACCGACTACGACCTGCGCGACGGACGACTGCTGGGCGACCAGCGCATTGACCTGGCGTTCACCGGCCTGACCCGCGGCGCCGACGGCCGCGCCTGGGTGCACCTGTCCGGCGAGAACCGCACGACCTCGTTCTGGCTCGACCGCACCCAACCGTGGCTGGAGATCTACACCGCCGACAATGTCCCGTCCACTCTGGCGCGTCAGGGGCTGGGCGTCGAACCCATGACCTCGCCGCCCAACGCCTTCGCCACCGGTGACGACCTGGTGCGCCTGGACCCCGGCGGCACCATCACCGGTTGTTGGGGAATCGCCGCCACCGCCTGA